The following are encoded together in the Peromyscus leucopus breed LL Stock chromosome 1, UCI_PerLeu_2.1, whole genome shotgun sequence genome:
- the LOC114703493 gene encoding olfactory receptor 10V1, whose translation METTNKTARIQFFFRPFSPDPGVQMVIFVAFLVMYLTSLSGNATIAVIVHINHSLHTPMYFFLANLAVLEIFYTSSIAPLALANLLSMGKTPVSITGCGTQMFFFVFLGGADCVLLAVMAYDRFVAICYPLRYTLIMSWSLCVEMMVGSLVLGFLLSLPLTILIFHLPFCHNNEIYHFYCDMPAVMRLACADTHVHRTALYIISFIVLSIPLSLISISYVFIITAILRIQSAEGRHRAFSTCSSHIIVVLLQYGCTSFIYLSPSSSYSPEMGRMVSVVYTFITPILNPLIYSMRNKELKDALRKALRKF comes from the coding sequence AtggaaacaacaaataaaactgcCAGGATCCAATTCTTCTTTCGTCCATTCTCACCTGACCCTGGGGTGCAGATGGTGATTTTTGTGGCCTTTTTGGTGATGTACCTGACTAGCCTCAGTGGAAATGCCACAATCGCTGTGATTGTCCATATTAACCACTCACtccacacccccatgtactttttcctaGCTAACTTGGCAGTTCTGGAAATCTTCTATACATCATCTATTGCACCACTGGCCTTGGCAAACCTTCTCTCTATGGGCAAAACTCCTGTTTCCATCACTGGTTGTGGCACCcagatgtttttctttgtcttcttgggTGGAGCTGACTGTGTCCTGCTTGCAGTCATGGCTTACGACCGGTTTGTCGCAATCTGCTACCCTCTGAGATACACACTCATCATGAGCTGGTCCTTGTGTGTGGAGATGATGGTGGggtccctggtgctgggattcctGCTGTCACTGCCACTAACTATTTTAATCTTCCATCTCCCATTCTGTCATAACAATGAGATCTACCACTTCTATTGTGACATGCCTGCAGTCATGCGCCTGGCTTGTGcagacacacatgttcacaggACTGCCCTGTATATCATCAGCTTCATTGTCCTAAGCATCCCCCTATCTCTGATCTCCATCTCCTATGTCTTCATCATTACAGCCATTTTACGGATCCAGTCTGCTGAAGGGCGCCATAGAGCCTTCTCTACCTGCTCTTCTCACATCATAGTGGTCCTCCTGCAGTATGGCTGCACCAGTTTTATATATTTGTCCCCCAGTTCCAGCTACTCTCCTGAGATGGGCCGAATGGTGTCTGTGGTCTATACTTTTATCACACCCATTTTAAACCCTTTGATCTATAGTATGAGGAACAAGGAACTGAAAGATGCTCTAAGGAAGGCATTGAGAAAGTTCTAG